One window of Erwinia aphidicola genomic DNA carries:
- the ppa gene encoding inorganic diphosphatase codes for MSLNHVPAGKDLPDDIYVVIEIPANASPIKYEVDKETGALFVDRFMATAMFYPCNYGYINNTLSLDGDPVDVLVPTPYPLQPGSVIRCRPVGVLKMTDESGEDAKVVAVPHSKLSKEYEHIQDVNDLPELLRGQITHFFEQYKALEKGKWVKVDGWEGVAAAKAEIVSSFERAAK; via the coding sequence ATGAGCCTGAACCACGTTCCTGCGGGCAAAGACCTGCCAGATGATATCTACGTCGTGATTGAGATCCCAGCGAATGCCTCTCCGATCAAATACGAAGTCGACAAAGAGACTGGCGCGCTGTTCGTAGACCGCTTCATGGCGACTGCGATGTTCTATCCGTGCAACTACGGTTACATCAACAACACTCTCTCCCTGGATGGTGACCCGGTAGACGTGCTGGTGCCAACCCCGTACCCACTGCAGCCAGGTTCAGTGATCCGCTGCCGTCCGGTAGGCGTGCTGAAAATGACCGACGAGTCGGGTGAAGATGCCAAGGTTGTTGCCGTTCCACACAGCAAGCTGAGCAAAGAGTATGAGCACATCCAGGATGTGAACGACCTGCCAGAACTGCTGCGCGGCCAGATCACCCACTTCTTCGAGCAGTACAAAGCGCTGGAAAAAGGGAAATGGGTTAAAGTTGACGGTTGGGAAGGTGTGGCAGCAGCTAAAGCTGAAATTGTTTCTTCTTTCGAACGTGCAGCAAAATAA
- a CDS encoding DUF1120 domain-containing protein, which produces MTLKIKKLSCALAVLCSVTVSQNALAADSTTLEIRGVIKPPSCNIDFQGGGRLDWGKIRASELKRDEPTWLPQKSTSLNVSCASPTLFSIKSKDVAELAGTPLDGVPDPALQFSLGATRENKLVGVYRISTIREASQLNGKPGIFFVSSDDQGASWSRINTIEWSNSETLNAFSDSVTAAPVVASNVMLHIQVTPAISPADELGKLENIPLNGNATFDIVYL; this is translated from the coding sequence ATGACACTGAAGATAAAAAAACTCTCCTGCGCTCTGGCTGTACTCTGCAGCGTGACAGTGAGCCAAAACGCGCTGGCAGCAGACAGCACCACGCTGGAAATTCGCGGAGTGATTAAACCGCCTTCGTGCAACATTGATTTTCAGGGCGGCGGCAGGCTGGACTGGGGCAAGATCCGCGCCTCAGAGTTGAAGCGCGATGAGCCGACCTGGCTGCCACAGAAAAGCACCAGCCTGAACGTCAGCTGTGCCTCCCCAACGCTGTTCTCCATCAAGTCAAAAGATGTGGCCGAGCTGGCAGGCACGCCGCTGGATGGGGTGCCCGATCCGGCTCTGCAGTTCAGCCTCGGCGCCACGCGAGAAAACAAGCTGGTGGGGGTTTACCGCATCAGCACCATCCGCGAAGCATCTCAACTGAACGGAAAACCCGGTATTTTCTTCGTCAGCTCAGATGATCAAGGCGCAAGCTGGAGCCGGATCAACACCATTGAGTGGAGTAATAGCGAAACCCTGAATGCCTTCAGCGACAGCGTAACGGCTGCTCCGGTCGTCGCCTCAAACGTGATGCTGCATATCCAGGTCACCCCGGCTATCTCCCCGGCGGACGAGCTGGGCAAGCTGGAGAATATCCCGCTCAACGGCAACGCGACCTTTGACATTGTCTACCTGTGA
- a CDS encoding DUF1120 domain-containing protein yields MKKMTLPLVAAAVLGLGTLSAAQAATQARLQVRGIIEPPACNVALEGGSVLNWGDIDATSLHANRATQLESKSVNLKVACEASALVLVKPADIAELAGQVSIDGKNDASYFSLGTTSEGKMIGAWTLSAEAKNAHADDKQAVMLLESDTGGSSWTASSQEIQWKASGNSLYGLALDGEALPAATKELTMGLSATPYIASINDLGNADEITLSGMATFDVVYL; encoded by the coding sequence ATGAAAAAAATGACATTACCACTGGTCGCCGCCGCTGTGCTGGGGCTGGGAACGCTCAGTGCGGCGCAGGCAGCCACCCAGGCACGGCTGCAGGTCAGGGGGATTATCGAGCCACCCGCCTGCAACGTCGCGCTGGAAGGTGGCAGCGTACTGAACTGGGGGGATATTGATGCCACCAGCCTGCACGCCAACCGGGCAACCCAGCTGGAGAGTAAAAGCGTTAACCTCAAAGTTGCCTGTGAAGCCAGCGCGCTGGTGCTGGTGAAGCCTGCCGATATTGCTGAACTGGCAGGGCAAGTCAGCATTGATGGTAAAAACGACGCCAGCTATTTCAGTCTGGGTACCACGTCAGAAGGCAAGATGATCGGCGCCTGGACGCTGAGTGCCGAGGCAAAGAACGCTCATGCTGATGACAAACAGGCGGTGATGCTGCTGGAGTCGGATACCGGCGGCAGCAGCTGGACAGCCAGCAGTCAGGAAATTCAATGGAAGGCATCCGGCAATAGTCTGTATGGCTTAGCGCTGGACGGCGAAGCGTTGCCAGCGGCAACCAAAGAGCTGACCATGGGACTTTCGGCCACGCCCTATATTGCGTCCATCAACGACCTCGGGAACGCCGATGAGATTACGCTCTCCGGTATGGCAACTTTTGATGTGGTCTATCTCTAA
- a CDS encoding fimbria/pilus chaperone family protein — MLLRSLLLSLAVISPFAQSSIMKPETSMVLINEEEGGGSINITNTSDTEALLYVKVYDLPDDKEPQILVTQPVSRIAAGQTQRVRFILNQDKPLQHQHMKRVIFEGIPPQTASGANSIGMNIRQDLPVIIHPAALEMSADPWKALKWTQRGTTLTVTNPSEMVVRLAQEIELLPLRRKLKLSKSYILPGQSLNVTLPESAGVQSGRQVQIQTLSKYGYVAGKFKQPVTLAS, encoded by the coding sequence ATGTTATTACGTTCTTTATTATTATCACTGGCTGTTATTTCTCCTTTCGCGCAGTCATCAATTATGAAACCTGAAACCTCAATGGTGCTTATTAATGAGGAAGAGGGCGGTGGCAGTATTAATATAACCAACACCAGCGATACCGAAGCGCTGCTTTACGTAAAAGTTTACGACCTGCCGGATGATAAAGAGCCGCAGATACTGGTCACTCAACCCGTTAGCCGCATTGCTGCCGGTCAGACGCAGCGCGTGCGCTTTATTCTCAATCAGGATAAACCGCTGCAGCATCAGCACATGAAGCGGGTTATTTTCGAAGGGATACCGCCGCAGACTGCCAGCGGCGCCAACAGTATTGGCATGAATATTCGTCAGGATCTGCCGGTCATTATCCATCCGGCAGCGCTGGAGATGAGCGCTGACCCGTGGAAGGCGCTGAAATGGACCCAGCGCGGCACAACCTTAACCGTCACCAATCCCTCGGAGATGGTGGTGCGCCTGGCGCAGGAGATCGAACTGCTGCCGCTAAGAAGAAAACTGAAGCTCAGTAAAAGCTACATCCTGCCGGGGCAGTCGCTAAACGTGACGCTGCCGGAAAGCGCAGGCGTCCAGTCGGGCCGCCAGGTGCAGATTCAGACGCTCTCTAAATATGGCTATGTTGCCGGTAAGTTTAAACAGCCGGTCACGCTTGCCAGCTAA